Part of the Campylobacter suis genome, ATGAGGGTAAGAAAATTTTACTTGAAGGCGCACAAGGAACACTTCTTGATATAGATCATGGTACCTACCCTTATGTAACAAGCTCAAACACCATAAGTGCAGGCGCTTGTACAGGACTTGGGCTAAATCCAAAAGAGATAGGCGAAGTTATAGGTATCATAAAGGCTTATTCAACTCGTGTGGGACACGGACCTTTTCCGACCGAGGATAAAACAAAAGCTGGCGATGATATGTGTGAGATAGGTAAAGAGTATGGCACTACAACAGGCCGTCGTCGCCGTACTGGCTGGTTTGACGCAGTTAGTGTAAGATATGCTTCACGCCTTGATGGAGTTGATAAATACGCTTTAATGAAGCTTGATGTGCTTGATGGCTTTGAGAGTGTGAAAATTTGTAAAGCATATGAGTATAAAGGCAAAGTGATTGATTATGTTCCAACTGACCTTGAGAATGCTACCCCTATATACGAAGAGCTTGCTGGCTGGGGTAAAACTTATGGTGTAAAAAACTATGATGAACTTCCAGAAAATGCAAAGATATATATTAAGCGTATAGAGGAGCTAACTGGTGTAAAAGTTGGCATCATCTCGACAAGCCCTGAAAGAAGCGATACGATAATAAGGTAATGAAGAGCAAATTTACTCCAGTAGTTAGTGTCAAAAAACAAGCCCTTGACAGACTAGAAAGTAAAGTAGCCATGGCAAGGGCTAATATTGCAAGGAAAAAAGCAGAGCTTCAGGAGGCGCAAAATGCAGCAAATGCCTACCAGATGCCAACACAAGGCAGTATGAGTGAGCTTCGTGAGAGTTTGGAAATTTTACGGATAATGAATGATGGTTTAAAAACCATAAAAGCCGAGCTAAATATCGCCGAGCGTGAGCTTACGCATTTTACTCACCAGCACAAGAATGCAAGTCTTGAGTTTGAAAAGATGAAATTTTTAGAACAAGAGGACATAAAAGCAGTGTTAAAAAAGAAAAAACGAGATGAAGAGCTTGCTCTTGATGAGTTTGCCACGATGAAATTTGCACAAGGATTAAAACAAAATGGTTAAATTTTTTATAGCTTTGATACTTCTTAAAGTCACACTTTTTGGCTATGATGTTCCAGTTGATTGTGTGCAAATTTTTGAAGCTAGAAAGGCTGAGATACAAAAGGAGGTGGAGCTTATTGACGAGCAGCGCCAAGCACTTGAGGCTTTTCGGGCTAGCACTAGGACTTTGTATGAAGAAAATTTAGCAAAGCTTGCTAAAAAAGAGGCAGAGATAAATGCGACGATGAAGCAGGTTGAGCAAAAACGAAAAGAGATAGATACCCAAATAGCTTCAAATCAAAAAATTTTAGATGAGTTAAAAAGTGGCACAAGTGGCAAAGTCACGCTCTCTTATGCAAAGATGAAAGACCAAGCCGCAGCAGACACTCTTTCTGCGATGAGTAGAGCAGAAGCTACATCGATAATAGCAACTCTTGACCCAAAAAAAATTTCAACTATTATGGCAAAGATGACCCCAGCTGTGGCTTCTGAGATAACTGTAATGCTACAAAAAGGACCACCTTTTATCGACAAACCAAAAGAACAGAGCATAGACGCACCAGCTGGAAATATACTAAACTAAGCCCAAAACTTCACAAATACCTTAAAAGCTCACAAAAAAGGTAGAAATTTTAACGGATTTTTACCTTTTATTGGCTAAAATATCCCAAAATTTTTAAAAGGCTAACAATGCGCATTAAACTACCACACACACCATATATAGCACATAAAATAGCAATAGATCTATTTGCCTCTGGCTTTGTTACACTTTCGGCTGGTATCGAGCCATTAGTTAAAAAGGCGCAAGAAATTTTAACTGCTGATGTCCAAAAAGAAAGGGCGCTTGAAGAGCGTGCGAATGAGCTTCTGGAAAAAAATGAAGATGAGATGGAAAGTATGCAAATAGACCGCAAAAATATGTTTTGGCTTATCAAAAAACGCCTTGCTGGCGAGTTTGGTGTTATGCTGTCATATGAAGATAGGTTTAGCAATATTGCACATAAAATTTTAGATGAGCTGATGAGAAATGATTTGATTGACTACAATGTCTCAGAAAATCGTATAAAAAATATCATTTACACCTCGATTGACACTTATCTAAAAACTTATGAAACTATCGAAGATGAGGTTATGGAGAAAATCGACGGCTATAAGCGCAAGCTCATACCTGGCACTGAGGAGTATGAGATGGTTTTTGAAAAGCTATATCAAGAAGAACTCAAAAAAAGAGGTATGCTATGAACGCCTACATCTACATGCAAAATGGCACATTTTTAACGGCAAAAGCATTTGGTGCACACGGCGAATGTGCTGGGGAGATGGTGTTTAACACCTCGCTAACTGGCTATCAGGAGATAATAAGCGATCCAAGTTATGCTGGGCAATTTATAGTCTTTACGATGCCAGAGATAGGTATCGTAGGCACAAACGATAATGATATGGAGAGCGTTAAGATACATGCTAGCGGTATTTTAGTGCGCAGTTTTAACGATAAAGCTTCAAATTTTCGCTCACAAAAGTCACTATCTAAATTCTTTGAAGAGCAGGGAAAATTTGGTGTTTATGATATTGACACTAGATTTTTAACAAAAATGCTTCGTGATGAAGGTGCGATGATGTGCTACATTTCAACGCAGATTAACGATAAGGATGAGCTTAAAAGGCGTCTTGAAAAGGCTGGAAGTATAGCTGATACAAACTATGTAGCTATCGTTAGTGCAAAAGATGAGTACTCGCATAAAAAAGCGGCTTGGGATAAGGAGATTATGTCCTATAAGCCGCTAAAAAGTATCGGCAAGCGCGTTGCTGTGCTTGATTTTGGTGTAAAGCAAAATATCTTAAATGAGCTTTGTGAGGTCGGACTTGAGGTTGATGTATATCCGCATGACACAAAGGCTGAGACTTTGATACAAAAATTTAAAAACAGCGAGATAAATGGTGTATTTTTATCAAACGGACCAGGAGAGCCTAAA contains:
- a CDS encoding adenylosuccinate synthase yields the protein MRKADLVVGVQWGDEGKGKIVDMLAADYNLVCRSQGGHNAGHTIWVNGVKYALHLMPSGILHKNIINIIGNGVVVNPAVLIKEMQQFGDIKGRLFISDRAHLNLTHHSLIDQAKERLKGDKAIGTTGKGIGPCYMDKIGRSGHRVGELLDPAKLCDALMADFEANKAILDVLGVSVPPRAELLAELEGYKQALEPFIAETTQIVWKAIDEGKKILLEGAQGTLLDIDHGTYPYVTSSNTISAGACTGLGLNPKEIGEVIGIIKAYSTRVGHGPFPTEDKTKAGDDMCEIGKEYGTTTGRRRRTGWFDAVSVRYASRLDGVDKYALMKLDVLDGFESVKICKAYEYKGKVIDYVPTDLENATPIYEELAGWGKTYGVKNYDELPENAKIYIKRIEELTGVKVGIISTSPERSDTIIR
- a CDS encoding MotE family protein is translated as MVKFFIALILLKVTLFGYDVPVDCVQIFEARKAEIQKEVELIDEQRQALEAFRASTRTLYEENLAKLAKKEAEINATMKQVEQKRKEIDTQIASNQKILDELKSGTSGKVTLSYAKMKDQAAADTLSAMSRAEATSIIATLDPKKISTIMAKMTPAVASEITVMLQKGPPFIDKPKEQSIDAPAGNILN
- a CDS encoding DUF507 family protein — protein: MRIKLPHTPYIAHKIAIDLFASGFVTLSAGIEPLVKKAQEILTADVQKERALEERANELLEKNEDEMESMQIDRKNMFWLIKKRLAGEFGVMLSYEDRFSNIAHKILDELMRNDLIDYNVSENRIKNIIYTSIDTYLKTYETIEDEVMEKIDGYKRKLIPGTEEYEMVFEKLYQEELKKRGML
- a CDS encoding flagellar export protein FliJ is translated as MKSKFTPVVSVKKQALDRLESKVAMARANIARKKAELQEAQNAANAYQMPTQGSMSELRESLEILRIMNDGLKTIKAELNIAERELTHFTHQHKNASLEFEKMKFLEQEDIKAVLKKKKRDEELALDEFATMKFAQGLKQNG
- the carA gene encoding glutamine-hydrolyzing carbamoyl-phosphate synthase small subunit, whose product is MNAYIYMQNGTFLTAKAFGAHGECAGEMVFNTSLTGYQEIISDPSYAGQFIVFTMPEIGIVGTNDNDMESVKIHASGILVRSFNDKASNFRSQKSLSKFFEEQGKFGVYDIDTRFLTKMLRDEGAMMCYISTQINDKDELKRRLEKAGSIADTNYVAIVSAKDEYSHKKAAWDKEIMSYKPLKSIGKRVAVLDFGVKQNILNELCEVGLEVDVYPHDTKAETLIQKFKNSEINGVFLSNGPGEPKNLVSEIAEIKKLIDARVPIFGICLGHQLLSNAFGYPTYKLKFGQHGANHPVLNLQTQRVEITAQNHNYNVPEEIAQIAEITHRNLFDDTIEGVRYKDYPIFSVQHHPEASGGPNESKYIFAEFLKIL